One genomic window of Polyodon spathula isolate WHYD16114869_AA chromosome 8, ASM1765450v1, whole genome shotgun sequence includes the following:
- the LOC121319405 gene encoding uncharacterized protein LOC121319405, giving the protein MCSCQVQDGSEFARERPASALKKCASKEQIRNKASGTGGSVPSSKKGKANQKHVAPRQGKDPAQAERGTQKRGNRAKPVNTSFAESSPLLPGGRAWTPRATELKQGVSASTGSNRGRNNEESTGESPGSDRNRPKMSLPLAPGASEPGPLLTERQQVPSIETLQLYEGEAEEADSASDLSDSERLQVPPSPCSPPQLHLRAEVIDPNDLEPHFPGPRGNQSGYSYPDSLPPPFNTWSLRQLALFLNTEGRCAHRPQPVGQLEKYLERLLQLEWLQIQTVEEENGKTTTPASATATAPASRPRPHTAPAWYLSSPKSIRQCQRAFPTAFLSCLGNGSTPRLSRAACPHCQVRYPFCNGSCLSYAYQRHSRLKPVQQRGGGSEAAQKRCSSETRAAVNRGKGAQTQGQKPGSPSPPNSHLRRMQSTGNIRNLILVAGTTAKPQSAPRNGSVGSAAGRNRRQRGPAAGKGGDVESGVLLGTRGNVREGSPLRKGGSERQRASVGVAGQDIKPGCSSVGGKEPPPGSKGPPPCQIQRESETCPVPYYAAAYQKIRIPSAPNNLKKMFQGCVH; this is encoded by the exons GTACAGGATGGGTCCGAGTTTGCAAGAGAGAGACCCGCTTCAGCGCTGAAGAAGTGCGCATCCAAAGAGCAGATTAGAAATAAAGCATCTGGGACAGGCGGATCAGTTCCCAG CTCTAAGAAGGGGAAGGCCAACCAGAAGCATGTTGCACCTCGTCAGGGCAAGGACCCAGCACAGGCTGAGCGG GGGACCCAGAAGAGAGGGAACAGGGCCAAACCTGTGAACACCTCATTCGCAGAGAGCTCCCcactgctacctggaggcagagCTTG GACACCTAGAGCGACAGAGCTGAAGCAGGGTGTATCCGCCTCCACGGGGAGCAATAGGGGGAGAAACAACGAGGAAAGCACTGGAGAGTCACCTGGCTCAGACAGGAATAGGCCCAAAATGTCTCTTCCGCTGGCCCCCGGTGCCTCTGAACCTGGCCCTTTGCTGACGGAGAGGCAGCAGGTCCCCAGTATCGAGACCCTGCAGCTGTAcgagggagaggcagaggaggcAGACAGCGCCAGCGACCTCTCGGACTCTGAGAGGCTCCAAGTGCCTCCCTCCCCCTGTTCGCCTCCTCAACTCCACCTGCGGGCCGAGGTCATCGACCCCAATGACCTTGAGCCCCATTTCCCAGGACCCCGGGGGAACCAGAGTGGCTACAGCTACCCAGACTCCCTGCCCCCTCCCTTCAACACCTGGAGCCTGCGGCAGCTGGCTCTGTTCCTGAACACGGAGGGGCGATGCGCTCATCGTCCGCAGCCTGTGGGCCAGCTGGAGAAGTACTTGGAGCGCCTCCTGCAGCTGGAGTGGCTGCAGATCCAAACCGTTGAGGAGGAGAACGGAAAAACAACCACCCCTGCCTCTGCCACTGCCACTGCCCCCGCAAGCCGCCCCAGACCCCACACAGCACCTGCTTGGTACCTGAGCTCACCCAAGAGCATTCGGCAGTGCCAGCGTGCCTTCCCAACTGCCTTCCTGTCCTGTCTGGGGAACGGTTCCACCCCCCGGCTCTCCCGGGCGGCTTGCCCTCACTGCCAGGTCCGCTACCCCTTCTGTAACGGCTCCTGCCTCTCATACGCATACCAGCGCCACTCCCGGCTCAAGCCAGTCCAGCAGCGGGGTGGAGGTTCGGAGGCTGCACAGAAGAGGTGCAGCAGTGAGACGAGGGCTGCAGTTAACAGGGGGAAGGGGGCCCAGACGCAGGGGCAGAAACCAGGGAGCCCTTCCCCGCCGAACAGCCACCTGAGGCGCATGCAGTCGACCGGCAATATCAGGAACCTGATACTGGTGGCAGGCACCACTGCAAAGCCACAGTCTGCACCGAGGAATGGCAGTGTTGGGTCCGCAGCTGGCAGGAACAGAAGACAGAGGGGGCCTGCGGCTGGGAAGGGGGGTGATGTGGAAAGTGGGGTCCTCTTGGGCACTCGTGGGAATGTGCGTGAGGGGAGTCCCCTGAGAAAAGGCGGCAGTGAGAGGCAGAGGGCCTCAGTAGGGGTGGCGGGCCAGGATATCAAACCAGGATGTTCGTCAGTGGGGGGGAAGGAACCTCCTCCTGGGTCAAAGGGCCCCCCCCCGTGCCAAATCCAACGGGAAAGTGAAACGTGTCCAGTTCCTTACTATGCAGCCGCTTACCAAAAGATCAGGATTCCTTCTGCACCCAACAACTTGAAGAAAATGTTTCAAGGATGTGTTCATTAG